CGGTTCGACCGGGCCGGGACCCGGCCGGAGCCCCCGTCGCGGGCCTTACGGGCGCAGGGCCCGCAGGAGGAGGTCGGCGAGGTGGTCGGCCACCTGCTGCGGGGTGAGCGGGCCGTCGGGCCGGTACCAGGTCGACAGGTGGTGCACCGAGCCGAAGTGGTAGTCGACCACCAGGTCCGCCGGGGTGGCCGTGGAGAACACCCCGGTCCGCTGCCCTTCCTCGACAAGGGCGCGGAACCGCTCGTGGTAGCGGCGGCGCTCGGCGCGCACCTGCTTGTTCTTCTCCGGGCTCAGGTGGTGCATCGAGCGGAAGAAGATCGACGCGTCGTCGAGGTTCTCGATCGTGGTGACGACGACGTCGGCGGCCGCGTCGCGCAGCCGCCGGTCGACCGGCGCGTCGGCGTCCGCGAGGGCGTCGAGCCGCTCCTGCTGGAGGCGCAGCACGCGCGCGTACACCTCGTGCAGCAGGTCCTCCTTGGAGCCGAAGTAGTGGTAGAGGGCGCCCTTGGTGACCCCGGCGGCCTCGACGATCTCCTGCACGGACGTGCGGTCGTAGCCCCGCTCGGCGAAGAGGCGGGTGGCGGCGGCCAGCAGCCGTCTGGGGACGGGCGTGGCACCGTTCCCGTCCGTCGTCCTGGCCATGTGCCGCCACCTCTCTCCGTCGCTGCCGCCGCCGTCGTCGCCCGGCCGAGGACCGATCTTCCCACTAGTCGGGGCGCCGTTCACCTCCCGGTTCCCTCCCAGGTGCGCTGTACGCGGTTCATGCCGCCCAGCCAGCGCTCCGGCTCGGCGGCGCGGGCCCGGTAGTACTCGGCGACCTCGGCGTGCGGGAGGATCAGGAACCGGTCCTCCGCCATGCCCGAGAAGAGGGCCTCCGCGACGTCGTCGGGCTCGATGGCCGTGGGGGCGAGGACCAGCTCGCCGGCCGATCCGGCGGTGGTGAGCATGTCGGTGCGGACACCCTGCGGGCAGATGGCGTGGACCTTCAGGCCGCGGTGACGGTAGGTGAGCGACAGCCATTCGGCGAAGGCGTACGCGCCGTGCTTGGACACGCTGTAGGGGGCGGCCCCGATCATGGTGAGGAGGCCGGCGGCCGAGACGGTGGAGACGAACCGGCCCTGGCCGCGCTCCAGCCAGTCGGGCAGGAGGGTCCGGGCGGCGCGCACGTGCGCCATGACGTTGACGTCCCAGGCGGCGGACCAGACGGCCTCGTCGGCGAAGGCGTCACCGGGCGAGGCGAGACCCGCGTTGGCGCAGTAGACGTCGACGGTGCCGCCCAGGGCGTCGCGGGCCTCGGCGACGACCGCGGAGGCGTCGCCGGGCACGGCGGTGCCGCCGATCGCGTCGGCGACCTGCTCGGCGCGGGCGGGGTCCAGGTCGTTGACGACGACGCGGGCTCCCTCGGCGGCGAACCTGCGCGCGAGGGCGGCGCCGATGCCGCCGCCGGCCCCCGTGACCACCACTCCGGCGCCCTGGAACGTGCTCATCGACGACCCCTCTCCCTGCGTCCGACGTACGTCCGACGCGCGTCCGACCTGTGTGCGGCCCACGTGCGGCATGCGTGCGGCCTGCGGCCGGCCCGCGGTCGGCCGGAAGCCGCCAGCGACCGACTCGCGCGTCCGGCCCGCGGCCGTCTTCCGGTCCGACCGCCACCGACGACAGCAGACTAACCGGTCGGTATGTCCGCCCGGAAGGGGCGTCGCGCTAGCCTGCGAGGTCATGTCGGAGCGTGACGGAATGATCACGGAGGTGATCCCATGAGCGTGTCCAGACGGGGTCTGCTGGCGGCGGCGGGCTGTGCGGCGGGCGCCGCGGGCGCCACGGGCGCCGCCGGCGCGGCGGGGCTGGTCGCGGCTCCCGCCGCGGCCGGGCGGGGCGGCGAGGGCGGTAGGGGCGTACGGCGGGTGCGGACCGGCTTCGACCGGCTGGCGGCCGACGGGTACGCACTGCTGGCCGGCCGGCGCGTCGGCGTGGTGACGAACCCGACCGGCGTGACGGCGGATCTGCGGCACATCGTGGACGTCATGCACGCCGACGACCGGGTGGACCTGATGGCGGTCTTCGGTCCGGAGCACGGGTTCCGGGGCACGGCGCAGGCCGGCGGCTCCGAGGGCCGCCACGACGATCCGGCCACGGGGCTGCCGGTCTACGACACGTACGGCAAGAGCGGCCGGGCGCTCGCGGACGTCTTCACCGCGTCCGGCGTGGACACCGTGGTGTTCGACATCCAGGACGTGGGCGCCCGGTTCTACACGTACATCTGGACCATGTACGACTGCATGGTCGCCGCCGAGCTGGCGGGGAAACGTTTCGTCGTACTGGACCGGCCGAACCCGCTCGGTGCGCGGGCGGCGCTCGGACCGGTGCTGGACAAGGCGTTCGCCACGTTCGTGGGGCGCGAGCCGATCGCCCAGGCGCACGGGATGACCGTGGCGGAGCTGGCGCTCCTCTTCAACGGGGAGTTCCTCACGCGGCCGGTGCCGCTGGAGACCGTCCGGATGTCCGGCTGGCGGCGTCGGGACCTCTTCGGCGCGACGGGGCTGCCGTGGGTGCCGCCCAGCCCCAACATGCCGACGCCGGAGACCGCGCTCGTCTACCCGGGGACCTGCCTGTTCGAGGGGACCAACCTGTCGGAGGGCCGGGGCACGACCCGGCCCTTCGAACTGCTCGGCGCCGAGGGCGTCGACCGGCGGTGGGCGCAGGCGGCGAACGCGCTGGAGCTGCCCGGGGTGCGGTTCAGGGAGGCGTACTTCGCGCCGGTCTTCTCCAAGTTCCAGGGGAAGACGGTCGGCGGGGTGCAGCTGCACGTCCACGATCCCGCCGCCTTCGATCCCGTGCTCACCGGCGTCGCCCTGCTCGTGACGGCGAAGCGGAGCTGGAGCGGGTTCGCGTGGCGGCCCGACCACTGGATCGACAAGCTCACGGGCTCGACGACGGTGCGCACCCTCGTCGACGCGGGCGCCGACCCGCGCGAGGTGGCCGGGGCGTGGCAGCGGGGCCTGGCCGCCTTCCGGACGATGCGCGGGCAGTACCTGCTGTACCGCTGACCCGGTGGGCCGGGCC
This portion of the Streptomyces changanensis genome encodes:
- a CDS encoding SDR family oxidoreductase — encoded protein: MSTFQGAGVVVTGAGGGIGAALARRFAAEGARVVVNDLDPARAEQVADAIGGTAVPGDASAVVAEARDALGGTVDVYCANAGLASPGDAFADEAVWSAAWDVNVMAHVRAARTLLPDWLERGQGRFVSTVSAAGLLTMIGAAPYSVSKHGAYAFAEWLSLTYRHRGLKVHAICPQGVRTDMLTTAGSAGELVLAPTAIEPDDVAEALFSGMAEDRFLILPHAEVAEYYRARAAEPERWLGGMNRVQRTWEGTGR
- a CDS encoding TetR/AcrR family transcriptional regulator → MARTTDGNGATPVPRRLLAAATRLFAERGYDRTSVQEIVEAAGVTKGALYHYFGSKEDLLHEVYARVLRLQQERLDALADADAPVDRRLRDAAADVVVTTIENLDDASIFFRSMHHLSPEKNKQVRAERRRYHERFRALVEEGQRTGVFSTATPADLVVDYHFGSVHHLSTWYRPDGPLTPQQVADHLADLLLRALRP
- a CDS encoding exo-beta-N-acetylmuramidase NamZ family protein, with the translated sequence MSVSRRGLLAAAGCAAGAAGATGAAGAAGLVAAPAAAGRGGEGGRGVRRVRTGFDRLAADGYALLAGRRVGVVTNPTGVTADLRHIVDVMHADDRVDLMAVFGPEHGFRGTAQAGGSEGRHDDPATGLPVYDTYGKSGRALADVFTASGVDTVVFDIQDVGARFYTYIWTMYDCMVAAELAGKRFVVLDRPNPLGARAALGPVLDKAFATFVGREPIAQAHGMTVAELALLFNGEFLTRPVPLETVRMSGWRRRDLFGATGLPWVPPSPNMPTPETALVYPGTCLFEGTNLSEGRGTTRPFELLGAEGVDRRWAQAANALELPGVRFREAYFAPVFSKFQGKTVGGVQLHVHDPAAFDPVLTGVALLVTAKRSWSGFAWRPDHWIDKLTGSTTVRTLVDAGADPREVAGAWQRGLAAFRTMRGQYLLYR